TTTCATCCCTGTGCTGGTGGCGTTGCCGCTCAGCGCTGACGTCCACGCTGCCGCCAGCCTGCTGGTGGACGATGCGGGCACCACGCCCGCGGCCGAGTGCCAGCTTGAAAGCTGGCTGAGCCACCACACGAACCACCGCCAGGCCACCCTGGTGCCGGCCTGCGGGCTCGGCAATACCGAGTGGTCACTGGGCATCAGCCGGTTGTCCCATGGCCAGGGCATGCCATGGGCGCTGGGCGCCAAGCGCACCGTCGTGGGCCCGGAGGGTGATCGGCTGCGGGTGGCCATCAGTGCCGATGCCGGCAATGACGCGCGCTCCGGCAATGCCGCGAACTGGGGCGTCACCGTGCCGCTCAGCCTGCGCCTGGATACCGCAGGCCGCATGCTGCTGCACGCCAACCTCGGCTGGCGTGTCGAGCGCGATGCGCGCTACCTGACGTCGGGCATCGGCATGGAACTGCCGCTGCTGCCGCGCTGGTCGCTGCTGGCCGAAGGCGCCCGCGATGCTGCAGGCAGCCACGCAGTGCAGATGGGCGGGCGCCGCGAACTGGGTGCTGCCGGCGCAACCCTGGATGTACTGGCCGGCCGTCGCTTCGGCGATGCAGGCGAGCGCTGGCTGACCCTCGGCCTGAACCTGCCGCTGTCCCGGTAATGCCCTTGGCACTGCGCGTGCCCCTTTCCTCCCCGCCTTTTCCGCACGCGGCCCCATCGCCGGCGGCGTGCATTTCCCTGGAGATCGTTCGATGAACCGTGAAGAGCTGATGTTTGCCATCCGTGCGTACCAGCGCAGCCGCAATCCCGAGGGCTTCGCGCTGCTCGCCCGCAGCAGCCACCCCTTGGACATGGCGGCAGCGCTGCAGGGGCTTCCCCCCGACCAGTTGGCACCGCTTCTGATGGCGCTGGACACGCAGGCGCGTGCCGATCTGTTCGCCCATTTCGATGGCGCGCTGCAGGACCGGCTGGTCTGCGCCCTGCCCCGCGGCCTGGTGCTTGAGCTGTTCGAGCACATGCCCGCCGACGACCGTGCGGACCTGTTCAACCGCATGGACGCACCGGATAAGCCCGGCCTGCTCGCCGCGCTCGACCGTGCCGAACGCGAGGACATCCTGTGCCTGTCCTCCTATGCCGAAGGCACCGTCGGCGCCGCCACCACCTCGGACTTCGTCGCGGTGGACGCCGGCATGACTGTGGCGGAGGCCCTGGCGCACATCCGCGCCACCGCATCGGACAAGGAAACGATCTACGTCGTGTTCGTGCTCGATGCGCGGCAGTCCCTGCGCGGCACGGTATCGCTGCGTGACCTGGTGCTGGCCGACGCCGGGTGCAGCATCGGCGACATCGCGCAACCCGACCCGGTCTGCGTGCACGCCGGCTGGCCGCAGGCACGGGCGTCGGAGATCATCCGCCGTTACGACCTGCTGGCCGTTCCCGTGGTCAACGACGACCAGCAGATGATCGGCATCGTCACCGTCGATGACGCCATGGATATCGAGAAAGCGGAGGACGCCACGCAGCTCGCCCGCTTCGGCGGCACTGCCAGCATGGGCGGCAACGACCTGGATGTGGTGTCCACGCCGCTGCGCACGATGTTCGGGGTGCGCGTGTTCTGGCTGGCGATGCTCACGGTGTTCGGCATCATCACCAGCACCTTCGTGGCCTCGCAGGAGGAACTGCTGAGCCAGGTGATCGTGCTGGCGGCCTTCATCGCGCCCATCGTGGACATGGGCGGCAACACCGGCAGCCAGTCGGCCACGCTGGTCATACGCGCGATGGCGCTGGGTGAGCTGGAACTGAAGTGGCGCCACGTCTGGTTCGTGATCCGCCGCGAGATTCCGGTCGCGCTGCTGCTGGGCCTGTGCGTGGCGGTGCTGGAGGCGATCCTGGCCTACTTCAGCAAAGGTGTCGGCATGGAGGTACTGCTGGTGGTCGGCCTGAGCATGCTGGTCTGCACGGTCGCGGGCGGCATCATCGGCGCCCTGCTGCCGTTCGCGGCCCGCCGCATCGGCACCGATCCGGCCACGCTGTCCTCACCGCTGATCACCTCGGTGATGGACCTGCTGGGCGTGTTCATCTACTTCGGCTTCGCCTGGCTGTTCCTCGGCGATCTGCTGGCCACGGGCGCCTGACGCCGCTCGCGGACCTGCACCTGCCGCCGCTCAGCTGCGCGGTGGCGGCAGGTGCGGTTCCACCAGGGCCACGGTGCGCTGCAGTGCCCCGCGGCCGTTGCTGACCAGCGCGCAGCCGGCCTGGGCCATGCCCGTGCGGGCGTCGATGTCACCCAGCAGGTGCTGCAGATGGTCACCCACGGCCTGCACGTCATCGCCGATGAGCAGAGCCCCGGCCTCACGCATGCGCCGGGAGATCTCCGAGAAGTTGTGCAGGTGCGGGCCGGTGACGGCCGCAGTGCCCATCGCGGCCGGCTCCAGCAGGTTGTGGCCGCCGATGGCCTGCAGGCTGCCGCCGACGAAGGCGACCTGCGCGCACGCGTAGAACGGCATCAACTCACCCAGCGTGTCGATGACGAAGACCTCGGTGCCGGCCTGCGGCCACTGCTGCGCGCGGCGGGTGGCCACCGACCAGCCCTGTTCGCGGGCCAGCGCTTCCACCTTGGGAAAACGCTCGGGGTGCCGCGGCGCCCACAGCAGCAGCAGATCCGGGCACTGCTGACGCAGGCGACGATGCAGGTCGATCACCGCCTGCTCTTCGCCCTCGTGGGTGCTGGCAGCGATCCAGACCGGCCGCGAGGCAGGCACATCGCCATGGAACGCGGCGACGAACGCGGCCACGTCCGGCGTGGCGATGTCGAACTTCAGGTTGCCCAGCGCCTGCACCTGTTCCGGCGCCGCACCCAGCTGCACGAAGCGCGCGGCGTCATCGTCCGATTGTGCAGCCACGCAGGTGACCGTGCGCAGCGCACGGCGGATGAGCGCAGCCAGCACCCGGTAGCCCCGCAGCGAGCGGGCCGACAGGCGGGCATTGAGGATGTACACCGGAATGCGACGGTCGCGGCAACCGAACAGCATGTTCGGCCACAGTTCGGTTTCCAGGATCAGGGCCAGGCTGGGCTGGAAGTGGCCGAGGAAGCGGTTGACGCTGCCGGGCACGTCGTACGGCAGGTACACGTGGTCCAGCGCATCGCCCCACAGCGCGCGCACCCGCTCCGAACCGGTCGGGGTGATGGTGGTGATGACCCAGCGGATATCCGGGCGCTGCTCGCGCAGGGCGTTGACCAGCGGCGCGGCGGCGTTGACTTCACCCACCGAGACCGCGTGCAGCCAGACCCGCGGCTGGCCGGTCGGCTGCGGGTAGGACGCATAGCGTTCATCCCAGCGCCGGAAGTATTCACGGACCCGGAAACCGCGCCAGACCAGGTGGTACACGGTGATCGGCAGCAGGATGTAAAGCACGGCCGAGTACAGGCCGCGCAGGATCCATTCGACAGGGTCTTTGCGCATGCGGCAAGGATACGGGAGCCCCCCGGGAAAGACACGCGGCGGGGTTGGTAGAATGCCCGCATGTCCGATGCCTCTACCGCCATCCGCCCGTCCCTGGCCGATCCCCGCAACTGGCCGATGTTCGCGGCCATGTTCGCCGCGTTCGGCATCGCCCGCCTGCCCTGGATGCTGCAGCGCGCGCTGGGCCGTGGCGTCGGCTGGATCACCTGGCGCCTGCTCGGCAGCCGCCGCCGTGCCGCCGAGGTCAACCTCAAGCTGTGCTTCCCCGAGAAGGATGAGGCCTGGCGCAACCGCCTGGTGCGCGACAGCTTCGACGCGCTCGGCGTGGGCATCTTCGAGTGCGCGCGTTCATGGTGGGGCAGCATCGACAGCATCCGCCCCCAGGTGCACATCGAAGGGGTGGAACACCTCAAGCAGATGCAGGCCGAGGGGCGTGGCGTGCTGCTGGTGTCGGGCCACTTCATGACCCTGGAAATGTGCGGCCGCCTGCTGTGCGACCACGTCGATCTGTCCGGCATGTACCGCAAGCACAAGAACCCGGTGTATGAGTGGGCGGTGAAGTTCGGCCGGCTGCGCTATGCCAAGGCGATGTACGCCAACGAAGACATCCGTGCCACCGTGCGCCACCTGAAGAAGGGCGGCTTCCTGTGGTACGCGCCGGACCAGGACATGCGGGGCAAGGACACCGTGTTCGTGCCGTTCTTCGGCCACACCGCGGCCACCATCACCGCCACCCACCAGCTGGCGCGGATGACCGGCTGCGCGGTGATTCCCTACTTCCACCGTCGCGAAGGCGGGAAGTATTTCCTGAAGATCGGCGCGCCGCTGGACAACTTCCCCAGCGAGGACGTGGAAGCCGATACCACGCGGGTGAACCAGGCCATCGAACAGATGGTGCGCGAGGCGCCAGACCAGTACCTGTGGATCCACCGGCGGTTCAAGCGCCAGCCCGGCGGCCGCAGTGATTTCTACAAGTAGATCCACGCCATGCGTGGATGATTTTCGCGCGGTGCCAGCGGATTACAACGGCCACCGGCACCACGCGTAGGGATACTCCCCCACCACGCATGCCAACCCGGCGCGGACCGGATTGGCCATGATGTACATGGCTTTCTCGTGTAGTGACTCGTCGGTCCGCACCGCGTGGTCGTGGTAGCCGTGCTGCCAGAGTGCACCGCGCCGGCCCAGCTGCTGGTTCAGCAGGCGGCTGCTGCGGGATTTGAGCAGCGACATGCACTCGGCCAGGGTGCCCTTATGCAGTTCCATCAACCAGTGCAGGTGGTCGGGCATCACCACCCAGGACAGGCTGTGGCTGAGCCCGGCGCGTTCCACGAAGCGCAGTGCATCGACCAGGATCGCCACGTTGGCGGCATCGTCGAAGAAGGGTTCACGGCCCGCGGTGGCCGTGGTCAGCAGGTATACGTTATCCGTGCTGGAGTAACGACCGTAGCGGAGTCGGGGGCTGGCCATGTGCCCAGCGTGCGGCAGGTGCGGGAACGCCGCTATTGGGCGTTTACCCGTTGCGGCGTCGGGAAAGCTCCATCCACGCATGGCGTGGATCTACTGCAATCGTCACCCGTGAATCCACGTCGCGCATACATGCGCGATCATCGGTAGATCCACGCCATGCGTGGATGCACCATCACGCGGCCTTCGGCACGTCATCCGGAATCGTCACCCGTGAATCCACGTCGCGCGTACATGCGCGATCATCGGTAGATCCACGCCACGCGTGGATGCACGATCACGCGGTCTTCAGCGCTTCATCCGGTTCGCGGGCCAGCAGGGTGCCGACGAACAGCGCGGCCAGCAGCACGGTTACGCCGCCCCAGAACGCGGAATAGAACGCCAGATGGGTATTGAGCGGGAACACCGTGGCGGCAAGCGCCAGCATCGCCGGGCGTGCGCGCTCGCGTGCCGCCGGCGGTGCGAAGCGCCAGGCGCGCCAGGCCTGGGCGACAGCCGCCAGCCACAGCAGCAGGCCCAGCACACCGGTTTCAGCAAGGATTTCCAGCACGATCTGGTGCGCGTGCAGCGCCGGTTCGGCACCCCACACTGCAGGCCCCTGGTCATCGACGCATTGCGGGTAGGCATCGCGGAAGCCGCGTGCGCCCACGCCATTGATCGGGTGTCCGGCAATCATGCAGCCGGCCGCACTCCAGATGCGTCCGCGCCCGGACAGCGCCTGATCGACGCCATCGCTGCCGCCCTCCCAGGCCATCGCCGTGCGCGCCACGCGCTCGCGCAGCTGCGGCACGCTGGCGGTCAGCGCCGCCGATGCCAATACGCCGGCCAGCGCCAGCAGGCCCAGCCGCTTCCAGCCGAGTTGGCGAACACCGCTGTACACCACGATCACCGCGAAGGTGATCCAGGACGCGCGTGAGCCGGCCAGCAGCAGCACGATGGCCAGCGCAGCACCTGCCAGCAGCCAGCCCGGCGTGCCGAAGCGGCGCGCGGCCGGCAGCAGCAGGAACGGCGAGAGGCTGGCCAGCACCTGGCCGAACTTCAGGTTGCAGGGGCCCAACGGACCGCTGAGGCGGTCGGCCAGGACCATTTCCTCGGCCGGGCACAACGCATGACCGCTGATCGCCAGCTTCAGCTGCTGCAACGACCAGAACCACGGGCTGCTGCCCACCACCGCCTGCACCAGTGCGTCCAAGGTCCACAGGCCGGTGATCAGCGCCAGCCCGCCGAAGATCAGGCGGCGCCGCTGCGGAGTGGCCACCGCGATGGCCACCAACCACATGAAAGGCAGGTAGCGCAGTCCGGCGGCGGCCTTGGTCCACGATGCGGCGGGATCGATCGCATCGAAGGCAGAGAACGCCTGCGGCAGCCAGTAGCCGAGGAACAGGATCGAGGTCAGTGCCCACGCGGCGGGGGTCAGCAGGTGCGGGCGGTGCTGCAGGCGGCGCACGATCATGCGCACCGCGGCGTACACCGCGCCAAGACCGAGCACCGTTTCGGCGATGCCCGGCAGCGGCCACAGCGCCACGTAGGCCAGCACCCACCACGGCGCCCAGCGGCCCGCGCGGTCTTCACCCGCCTGGGGGGCGATGTCAGCCTGCAAGGTCGGCATAGAGACGGAGGGTATCGCGCTGCATGGCCTGCAGGGTAAACGGGATACGGGCCGGCAAGGAGGGCGGCTGCGCCAGCAGGGCCAGGGCACGTTCACCCAGGGCCCGTGCATCGCCCAGCGGCACGGCGCCGGCCGGTTGCAGCTGCTGCAGCAGTTCGCCCACGCCACCATGGTCCCAGCCCAGCACGGGGCGGCCGACCGACAGCGCTTCGACCACGGTACGGCCGAATGCCTCGGGCTTGTCCGACAGCTGCAGCACCAGATCGCTGGCAGCATAAGCCTGCGCGATGCGTGCGGTCGGCGGCGTGATCTGCACCGCCTCGGCCACGCCCAGCGCGGCCGCCTGGCGGCGCAGCTCCGCGACGTAGGCTTCGCGCCCCGGCTCGTCGGCACCCAGCATCCACAGCTGCGCCGGAACCCCGGCCGCGCGCACGTCAGCCAGCAGCTGCAGCGCATGCGCATGCCCCTTCAGGCGGGTGCCCCGGCCCGGCAGCAGCAGCAACGGGCCGTCCTGCTGGGCCAGCCACGGGTAGTCGCGGGCCAGGGCCAGTCGCGGCCGGCGGTCCGTGCGCGCCACGCGCGGGAACTGGCTGACGTCGACGCCACGCGGAATGACCTGCAGGGTCTGCTCCGGCACTGTCGGGTAATGCTGGCGCACGTACCCGCGGACGGTGTTGGACACGCAGATGACGCGCTCACCGCTGGTCATCACGGCGCTGTAGCGGCTGGGCGAGTTGAGGCCGTGCACCGTGGTCACCCAGTGCGGGCGCTGTGCCACCGGCATCGCGCGGATCGCGTACAGGCCCAGCCACGCCGGCAGGCGCGAGCGGGCATGCACGATGTCCGCGCCGACCTCGGCGAACAACCGCCGCAGGGTGGGCAGGTGGCGCAGGGTCAGCAGCGATTTGCGGCCGATGTCGAGGGTGAGGTGTTCAGCACCGCTGTCCAGCAGCGGCTGCACCAGGCGGCCACCGGCGGAAACCACCAGCGCACGATGGTCGGCGGCGACCAGCGCCGCAGCGATCTCCAGCGTCGAGCGCTCGACGCCACCGGAGTGCAGCGCCGGCAGCAACTGCACCACGGTCAGTCGGCGCATCGAGGGGCCTGCTTAGTCGGCCAGCACGAAGGTGGAACCGCAGTACGGGCACTGCGCTTCGCCGTTGGGCTCGTCTTCGATCGGCAGGTACACGCGCGGATGCGAGTTCCACAGCGCCATTTCCGGGGTCGGGCAGCTCAGCGGCAGGTCGCTGCGGTGCACGGTGTAGCGCTTTTCGGCGTTGGCGGGCGCGGTGGCGGTATGGCTCATGGCGGGTGTCGATGAACGGATTGCGAGGCCTGCGATTCTAGCACCTTGGGGCGGCGCCCCGGCCGCCCCTGCCCTTTGCCCGTTCAAGCCCCCCGGGCGTACCCGAGGGGCCGGCCGCCCTACTGGAAGTCCAGCGACAGTTCCAGGAAGGCCGAGCGCCCATAGGCGTTGTAGATGCCCTGGTCGTAATACGGCCAGTTGCCGTTGCTGCGGTCGATCGGCGGCATCTCGTCGGTCAGGTTGTTCACGGTCAGCAGCAGGCTGGCCAGATCGTTGATGCGGTAGCCGACGGTGGCATTCCAGGTGGTCCACGGGCCGATGTTGCGCTGCTCGCCCCGGCTGTCCCAGGTGGGCGCGTTGCGCACGCCGAACGCGCTGGCGGTGAACGGCCCGCGCGTCCAGTTCACGCCCAACGTGGCGCGGTACTGCAGTTCGTTGGAGTTGCCGCAGCACAGCTGGTCATACACCGGATCGCCTTCCTTGTCCTGGGTGGTGTGCTTGAGCGGCCGGTAATAGCCGGCGTTGACGGCGAAATCACCGGCCGACTGCGTGCCCCAGCGATAGTCCAGCGCTGCCTGCACGCCGTTCTGGCGCTGGCTGGCGATGTTGATCGGGTACGAGAACACCTTGTCCACGCCGTTGGGGTTGAGCGGATCGGTGGCGGGCTTGCGCTGCACCTGCCCCAGCACCTGCTGGCAGGTGGGCGAGTTGATGTCGAACCGGGTCTGCCCGTTTTCCGATACGCCCAGCCGGCAGTTGGCCTCGGTGTCGAGAATGCTGTCGGTGCCCAGGATGCGCACTTCGTTCTCGATGACCACCGAGTTGTAGTCCACCGACAGCGTCAAGGCGTTGTCCAGCGTCGACCACACCACGCCATAGGTGAAGGTGCGCGCGGTGATGTCCTTCAGGTCGCGGTTGCCGGTGCTGGAGGACAGTACGGACAGGCCGGACTGATCGCACTCATCGAAGTTGTCGGAGGTGTACCCGGCCTGCCGGCATTGGTAGAGATCGGTGTTGGTGGTGTAGCCACTGCTTTCGCGCGAGAACAGGTAGAACATGTCCGGCGAGCGGAACGCGGTGGCGTAGCTGCCGCGCAGCAGCAGCGACTCGATCGGCCGGTATTCCAGGCCCAGCTTCCAGGTGGCTTTGCCGTTGCCGCCACCGCCCTGCAGCGCGTACTTGTCGTAGCGCCCGGAGAGGTTGGCGCTGAACGTATCGACGATCGGCACCTGCAGCTCGGCACCCAGCGCGTACAGGTCACGCTGGCCCTGCGCGGAGGTGCCTGCGGTCTGGCCGCGGAACAGCACGCCCGCATTGGGGTCGGCCGACTGGTTGAAGAATTTCTCGCGCTGGCC
Above is a genomic segment from Stenotrophomonas sp. ESTM1D_MKCIP4_1 containing:
- a CDS encoding O-antigen ligase family protein, yielding MPTLQADIAPQAGEDRAGRWAPWWVLAYVALWPLPGIAETVLGLGAVYAAVRMIVRRLQHRPHLLTPAAWALTSILFLGYWLPQAFSAFDAIDPAASWTKAAAGLRYLPFMWLVAIAVATPQRRRLIFGGLALITGLWTLDALVQAVVGSSPWFWSLQQLKLAISGHALCPAEEMVLADRLSGPLGPCNLKFGQVLASLSPFLLLPAARRFGTPGWLLAGAALAIVLLLAGSRASWITFAVIVVYSGVRQLGWKRLGLLALAGVLASAALTASVPQLRERVARTAMAWEGGSDGVDQALSGRGRIWSAAGCMIAGHPINGVGARGFRDAYPQCVDDQGPAVWGAEPALHAHQIVLEILAETGVLGLLLWLAAVAQAWRAWRFAPPAARERARPAMLALAATVFPLNTHLAFYSAFWGGVTVLLAALFVGTLLAREPDEALKTA
- the waaA gene encoding lipid IV(A) 3-deoxy-D-manno-octulosonic acid transferase, with the protein product MRKDPVEWILRGLYSAVLYILLPITVYHLVWRGFRVREYFRRWDERYASYPQPTGQPRVWLHAVSVGEVNAAAPLVNALREQRPDIRWVITTITPTGSERVRALWGDALDHVYLPYDVPGSVNRFLGHFQPSLALILETELWPNMLFGCRDRRIPVYILNARLSARSLRGYRVLAALIRRALRTVTCVAAQSDDDAARFVQLGAAPEQVQALGNLKFDIATPDVAAFVAAFHGDVPASRPVWIAASTHEGEEQAVIDLHRRLRQQCPDLLLLWAPRHPERFPKVEALAREQGWSVATRRAQQWPQAGTEVFVIDTLGELMPFYACAQVAFVGGSLQAIGGHNLLEPAAMGTAAVTGPHLHNFSEISRRMREAGALLIGDDVQAVGDHLQHLLGDIDARTGMAQAGCALVSNGRGALQRTVALVEPHLPPPRS
- a CDS encoding zinc-finger domain-containing protein, which codes for MSHTATAPANAEKRYTVHRSDLPLSCPTPEMALWNSHPRVYLPIEDEPNGEAQCPYCGSTFVLAD
- the mgtE gene encoding magnesium transporter → MNREELMFAIRAYQRSRNPEGFALLARSSHPLDMAAALQGLPPDQLAPLLMALDTQARADLFAHFDGALQDRLVCALPRGLVLELFEHMPADDRADLFNRMDAPDKPGLLAALDRAEREDILCLSSYAEGTVGAATTSDFVAVDAGMTVAEALAHIRATASDKETIYVVFVLDARQSLRGTVSLRDLVLADAGCSIGDIAQPDPVCVHAGWPQARASEIIRRYDLLAVPVVNDDQQMIGIVTVDDAMDIEKAEDATQLARFGGTASMGGNDLDVVSTPLRTMFGVRVFWLAMLTVFGIITSTFVASQEELLSQVIVLAAFIAPIVDMGGNTGSQSATLVIRAMALGELELKWRHVWFVIRREIPVALLLGLCVAVLEAILAYFSKGVGMEVLLVVGLSMLVCTVAGGIIGALLPFAARRIGTDPATLSSPLITSVMDLLGVFIYFGFAWLFLGDLLATGA
- a CDS encoding LpxL/LpxP family Kdo(2)-lipid IV(A) lauroyl/palmitoleoyl acyltransferase, which produces MSDASTAIRPSLADPRNWPMFAAMFAAFGIARLPWMLQRALGRGVGWITWRLLGSRRRAAEVNLKLCFPEKDEAWRNRLVRDSFDALGVGIFECARSWWGSIDSIRPQVHIEGVEHLKQMQAEGRGVLLVSGHFMTLEMCGRLLCDHVDLSGMYRKHKNPVYEWAVKFGRLRYAKAMYANEDIRATVRHLKKGGFLWYAPDQDMRGKDTVFVPFFGHTAATITATHQLARMTGCAVIPYFHRREGGKYFLKIGAPLDNFPSEDVEADTTRVNQAIEQMVREAPDQYLWIHRRFKRQPGGRSDFYK
- a CDS encoding glycosyltransferase, whose amino-acid sequence is MRRLTVVQLLPALHSGGVERSTLEIAAALVAADHRALVVSAGGRLVQPLLDSGAEHLTLDIGRKSLLTLRHLPTLRRLFAEVGADIVHARSRLPAWLGLYAIRAMPVAQRPHWVTTVHGLNSPSRYSAVMTSGERVICVSNTVRGYVRQHYPTVPEQTLQVIPRGVDVSQFPRVARTDRRPRLALARDYPWLAQQDGPLLLLPGRGTRLKGHAHALQLLADVRAAGVPAQLWMLGADEPGREAYVAELRRQAAALGVAEAVQITPPTARIAQAYAASDLVLQLSDKPEAFGRTVVEALSVGRPVLGWDHGGVGELLQQLQPAGAVPLGDARALGERALALLAQPPSLPARIPFTLQAMQRDTLRLYADLAG
- a CDS encoding transposase, encoding MASPRLRYGRYSSTDNVYLLTTATAGREPFFDDAANVAILVDALRFVERAGLSHSLSWVVMPDHLHWLMELHKGTLAECMSLLKSRSSRLLNQQLGRRGALWQHGYHDHAVRTDESLHEKAMYIMANPVRAGLACVVGEYPYAWCRWPL